Proteins encoded together in one Ignavibacteria bacterium window:
- a CDS encoding FAD/NAD(P)-binding protein, producing the protein MENIYKPYLAEIAEIIDETPDTKTFKLKLKNPEEAKAFSFKAGQFAEYSVFGEGESTFCIASSPTRPEFLECSFKVYGKVTQALKRLNPGDTIGFRGPYGNYFPLEDLKGKNVVFIAGGIGLAPVRCVIDNVLDWRNDYKDVTIIYGARSVGDIVYKQEIREWQSRPDIKTFVTVDPGGESDGWTGEVGFVPTIVEKIAPSAENTFAVICGPPVMIKFTIPVLEKLGFKEDNIYTTLENRMKCGLGKCGRCNIGNVYVCKDGPVFNYTQLKELPQEF; encoded by the coding sequence ATGGAAAATATATATAAACCGTACTTAGCAGAAATAGCTGAAATCATAGACGAAACACCAGATACAAAAACGTTTAAACTAAAACTGAAGAATCCCGAAGAGGCAAAAGCTTTTTCATTCAAGGCTGGACAGTTTGCTGAATACTCTGTTTTCGGCGAAGGCGAATCAACATTCTGTATTGCTTCATCACCAACACGGCCGGAGTTTCTTGAATGCTCTTTCAAAGTTTACGGCAAGGTAACTCAGGCATTAAAACGCTTGAACCCGGGGGACACGATTGGATTCCGCGGACCTTACGGAAACTATTTTCCTCTCGAAGATTTAAAAGGTAAGAATGTAGTCTTTATAGCAGGCGGCATCGGTCTCGCTCCTGTACGTTGCGTTATTGATAATGTTCTCGACTGGCGCAATGATTATAAGGATGTTACAATTATTTATGGCGCTCGTTCTGTCGGTGATATTGTCTATAAACAGGAAATCCGCGAGTGGCAGTCGCGTCCCGATATTAAGACTTTTGTTACCGTTGACCCTGGCGGCGAATCAGACGGCTGGACAGGTGAAGTAGGATTTGTACCGACGATAGTCGAGAAGATTGCACCCTCAGCAGAGAACACATTTGCTGTAATCTGCGGACCGCCTGTAATGATAAAGTTTACGATACCTGTACTTGAAAAATTAGGATTCAAAGAAGACAATATATACACCACACTTGAGAACAGAATGAAATGCGGTCTTGGCAAATGCGGTCGATGCAATATTGGCAACGTTTACGTCTGCAAAGATGGTCCCGTTTTCAATTACACGCAATTAAAAGAACTTCCGCAGGAATTTTAG
- a CDS encoding 4Fe-4S binding protein, which produces MTKSKRILLTIILLLVPVIILADDHGNMQTKKGFLDFLLSAKYLVVLIVAAVGVTAIWMNKLSFKVRLILMSVSFILFGVITIFAPWLFVTPSPVCAATKPFLYGFKPQFLATLSVIGVLSLAVGKGFCGTACPVGALQELLHRIPWLKKLKQKKVPFKITNTVRIILFVLFLIVAFTFATSTYFYYNLFDLIHWEFIMPWFDFILFMAFLVIILGVSLFSYRPFCYFICPMGLYTWILEHVAPLKVRLNKDACNNCGVCEKASPCNAVKGIVDGNKLRADCHLCGDCIKSCSKSALYFGLKH; this is translated from the coding sequence ATGACTAAATCCAAACGTATTCTTTTAACAATTATTCTTTTATTGGTTCCCGTTATAATTTTAGCTGACGACCACGGAAATATGCAAACCAAGAAGGGGTTTCTTGATTTTCTTTTGTCTGCAAAATATCTTGTTGTCTTGATTGTTGCAGCTGTCGGTGTTACAGCAATCTGGATGAATAAACTTAGTTTTAAAGTCCGTCTTATTCTTATGTCGGTTTCGTTTATTCTCTTTGGTGTGATTACAATTTTTGCACCATGGCTTTTTGTAACACCGTCTCCAGTATGTGCTGCAACAAAACCGTTCCTTTACGGTTTTAAACCACAGTTCCTCGCAACGCTTTCCGTAATAGGTGTTTTGTCTCTTGCCGTCGGTAAAGGGTTTTGCGGAACTGCCTGTCCTGTGGGTGCTTTACAAGAGCTGCTTCACAGGATTCCTTGGTTAAAAAAACTTAAACAGAAAAAGGTGCCGTTTAAAATTACAAACACGGTAAGGATTATTTTGTTTGTATTATTTTTAATCGTTGCATTTACTTTTGCTACATCAACATATTTTTATTACAATCTTTTTGATTTGATTCACTGGGAATTTATAATGCCGTGGTTTGATTTTATTCTGTTCATGGCTTTTCTCGTTATTATTCTCGGTGTGAGTTTGTTTTCGTATAGACCCTTTTGTTATTTCATCTGTCCAATGGGGTTATATACATGGATTCTTGAGCATGTCGCACCTTTGAAAGTTAGATTAAATAAAGATGCCTGCAATAACTGCGGTGTATGCGAGAAAGCTTCACCTTGCAATGCTGTGAAAGGGATTGTTGACGGGAACAAACTCCGTGCTGACTGCCATCTTTGCGGAGACTGCATTAAGTCTTGCAGTAAAAGTGCACTTTATTTTGGACTTAAACATTAA
- a CDS encoding 4Fe-4S dicluster domain-containing protein, translating to MEELRKLAKELLEKKEVAAVIGYQSVTERRTKPIIAKTQEDCDKLVFNEYCLNNLSVYLTKARIKELKRQNGAVLKLAITAKPCDVHSIIALIQETQLKREDVHIISFNCHGVVKDFGMEFSGETLASKCVSCETHKPLYFDSIFGEVKETPAVTDEVLEKILAIEKMSAAERFEYFKSEFDKCIKCYACRAACPMCYCQRCIVDKTIPRWVESSPHSRGNFSWNVVRAFHLSGRCIGCGECERACPMDIPLSLLNRKMVIEAKEAFSYVSGRNLETPTLVGSFDVKDSDELFM from the coding sequence ATGGAAGAACTCAGAAAACTTGCGAAAGAACTTCTTGAAAAGAAAGAAGTTGCGGCAGTTATCGGATATCAGTCAGTAACGGAAAGGCGCACAAAGCCGATAATAGCGAAGACGCAGGAAGACTGCGACAAGCTTGTGTTTAACGAATACTGTCTAAACAATCTGTCTGTTTACCTGACGAAAGCCCGTATAAAAGAGCTGAAAAGACAGAATGGAGCTGTGTTAAAACTTGCTATAACAGCAAAGCCATGCGACGTTCATTCGATAATAGCATTGATACAGGAAACGCAGCTAAAGAGAGAAGACGTACACATAATAAGTTTTAACTGCCACGGAGTCGTAAAAGATTTCGGTATGGAATTCAGCGGTGAAACGCTTGCATCAAAATGCGTATCATGCGAAACTCACAAACCCTTATACTTCGATTCAATCTTCGGCGAGGTGAAGGAAACACCCGCTGTAACAGACGAAGTCCTCGAAAAAATCCTGGCGATAGAAAAAATGTCAGCTGCTGAAAGGTTCGAGTATTTCAAATCAGAGTTTGACAAGTGCATAAAGTGTTATGCATGCCGCGCAGCATGTCCGATGTGCTACTGCCAGAGATGTATTGTTGACAAGACCATCCCCCGATGGGTTGAATCATCACCTCACAGCAGAGGAAACTTTTCATGGAACGTAGTACGCGCATTTCATCTGAGCGGCAGATGCATTGGCTGCGGAGAGTGCGAGCGTGCCTGTCCGATGGACATACCGTTATCACTGCTTAACCGCAAGATGGTCATTGAAGCAAAGGAAGCATTTTCATACGTATCGGGCAGAAACCTTGAAACACCGACACTCGTGGGAAGTTTCGACGTAAAAGACAGCGATGAATTATTCATGTAA
- a CDS encoding 4Fe-4S dicluster domain-containing protein, producing MEEKIINKEALKNLCKDILADGNNLIAPNSTEYVQINNAEDIMLEPSARPTKASYKTFVFPKAEPVIYYKRGKNDVQLLDVDINQKKTVILGAKPCDANSFNILRHLFNWDYKDEFYNLREKNFVVIGLMCSFSDEYCFCTSVGSSPVSEKGSDIFLIPLDESSYAVRVATEKGKEFADKYAKHFTQGDKTKSEEITAKVKQPETAFDSKQVHEWLGKNFEHPKWDGVGDLCLSCAQCAFVCPVCHCFDIVDEDYSYTEGRRMKNWDGCQFGHFTLHASGHNPRDIQGKRYRQRVNHKFKYYVDKFGEILCTGCGRCSRGCAVSIDIKEIVSNCKD from the coding sequence ATGGAAGAAAAAATTATAAATAAAGAAGCGTTAAAAAACCTCTGCAAAGATATTCTTGCAGACGGCAATAATTTAATCGCCCCAAATTCAACAGAGTACGTACAGATTAACAATGCTGAAGATATTATGCTTGAACCGTCAGCAAGACCGACCAAGGCATCTTACAAAACGTTCGTGTTTCCGAAGGCAGAGCCCGTAATATACTACAAGAGAGGAAAGAACGACGTACAGCTTCTTGATGTGGACATAAACCAGAAGAAGACCGTGATACTCGGTGCAAAGCCATGCGATGCAAACTCATTCAACATACTGAGGCATCTCTTCAACTGGGATTACAAGGACGAGTTTTATAATCTACGGGAAAAGAACTTCGTGGTTATCGGATTGATGTGCAGTTTCTCTGACGAGTACTGTTTCTGCACGTCTGTAGGCTCATCGCCGGTTTCCGAAAAAGGTTCAGATATATTCCTGATACCACTCGATGAAAGCAGTTATGCAGTACGCGTTGCGACCGAGAAGGGAAAAGAGTTTGCGGATAAATATGCGAAGCATTTTACACAGGGCGATAAAACGAAGTCGGAAGAAATCACGGCAAAGGTAAAACAGCCTGAGACAGCATTCGACAGCAAGCAGGTACATGAATGGCTAGGCAAAAACTTCGAGCACCCAAAATGGGACGGAGTCGGCGACCTGTGTCTTTCCTGCGCACAGTGCGCATTCGTATGTCCTGTCTGCCATTGCTTTGATATAGTTGATGAAGACTATTCATACACAGAAGGCAGAAGAATGAAGAACTGGGACGGATGCCAATTCGGACATTTCACGCTACACGCATCGGGGCACAATCCACGCGACATACAGGGAAAGAGGTACAGACAGAGAGTCAACCACAAGTTTAAATACTATGTAGATAAATTCGGAGAGATACTCTGTACGGGCTGCGGCAGGTGTTCACGCGGATGCGCAGTCAGCATTGACATAAAGGAAATAGTTTCAAACTGTAAAGATTAA
- a CDS encoding hydrogenase iron-sulfur subunit, with protein MSQQNWEPKIVAFVCNWCTYTGADLAGTSRLKYPTNVKLIRVMCSGGIDPVFILKAFERGADGILVSGCHPNDCHYNAGNFHARRRWEFFDELLKFLGVEEGRLQFSWVSASEGKKFVDVVTKVTNDVKAMGPFESYKKLNDEFTAKFPEPVTNEKEIIMSTEEKV; from the coding sequence ATGTCACAACAAAACTGGGAACCGAAAATAGTAGCATTCGTCTGTAACTGGTGCACATACACAGGGGCAGACCTTGCGGGCACGTCCCGACTAAAGTATCCGACGAACGTCAAGCTCATACGCGTCATGTGTTCGGGCGGAATTGACCCTGTGTTTATACTGAAAGCATTCGAGCGCGGAGCAGACGGGATACTCGTATCAGGCTGTCATCCAAACGACTGCCATTACAACGCGGGAAACTTTCATGCACGCAGGCGATGGGAATTCTTCGACGAGCTTCTTAAATTTCTGGGTGTAGAAGAAGGCCGTCTTCAGTTTTCATGGGTTTCCGCATCGGAGGGAAAGAAGTTTGTGGATGTTGTAACGAAGGTCACGAATGACGTTAAAGCAATGGGACCTTTCGAATCGTACAAGAAACTGAATGATGAATTTACTGCGAAGTTTCCCGAGCCGGTTACGAATGAGAAAGAAATCATAATGAGCACGGAGGAAAAGGTATAA
- a CDS encoding NapC/NirT family cytochrome c has protein sequence MKVVTIILFLLIPLVVHSQNTKGGEDAKGIFKYEDFQKPQECGSSCHTDFYAQWKQMMMSKCYTHEWDEIEYFKLAVPHAEKESKVAGVKEGCNGCHAPISFMVGDVPPPKPEFGSRANESVSCDVCHTITGFVGDTPYNFNYISNPGRIKQGIREDTESPVHITKNNSFLSKAEFCGTCHNEKSPFGTWVKSTHLEWKEGPYSKEGVQCQNCHMPRTAGVSSLMGKQRSDIAQHLFHGAHDPGKIRGTVELRIHPDADDVVPGEEIKFTVALFNAKTGHKFPSGSAEERMVWLQVEAIDSKGKVYHLKVDKKGFEGEEYTISSNTLAYQDMEVPLGLTDFKGVQRDGIPEGNRIFRMAYLDPEGRMTIQQWNTASFGPDYRIGPRETKLETFTWLLPDDVELGKLKVRAVLYYQKLPMPIVEFLGVPKEEAEIIEVNNHETFVEVVDD, from the coding sequence ATGAAAGTTGTTACAATTATTTTATTTCTCCTTATACCTTTAGTTGTTCATTCCCAGAACACTAAGGGAGGTGAAGATGCAAAAGGCATTTTCAAATATGAAGATTTTCAAAAACCTCAGGAATGCGGCTCATCCTGCCATACTGATTTTTATGCACAATGGAAACAAATGATGATGTCAAAGTGCTATACGCATGAATGGGATGAAATTGAATACTTCAAACTTGCAGTGCCTCATGCTGAAAAGGAGTCTAAGGTTGCAGGCGTTAAAGAAGGGTGCAACGGTTGTCACGCACCGATTTCATTCATGGTTGGAGACGTTCCTCCTCCGAAACCTGAGTTTGGTTCGCGCGCTAATGAATCAGTTTCATGCGACGTTTGCCATACTATAACAGGGTTCGTAGGCGATACGCCGTATAACTTTAATTATATTTCTAACCCGGGCAGAATAAAACAAGGTATTAGGGAAGATACTGAGTCCCCTGTCCATATCACGAAAAATAATTCGTTTCTTTCTAAAGCAGAATTTTGCGGCACCTGCCACAATGAGAAATCACCTTTTGGTACATGGGTTAAATCAACTCATCTTGAATGGAAAGAAGGTCCTTACTCTAAAGAAGGAGTACAGTGCCAGAACTGTCATATGCCGAGAACCGCAGGCGTTAGTTCACTTATGGGAAAACAAAGAAGCGACATTGCTCAGCACTTGTTTCACGGTGCTCACGACCCCGGGAAAATACGCGGTACGGTTGAACTCAGAATTCATCCCGATGCCGATGATGTTGTACCCGGCGAAGAAATTAAATTCACCGTAGCATTATTCAATGCAAAGACCGGACACAAATTTCCGTCTGGTTCGGCTGAAGAAAGAATGGTGTGGCTTCAAGTGGAGGCGATAGACTCAAAAGGAAAAGTTTATCATTTGAAAGTTGATAAGAAAGGATTTGAAGGCGAAGAATACACTATCTCTTCGAATACTCTCGCTTATCAGGATATGGAAGTACCTCTTGGACTTACTGATTTTAAAGGTGTTCAGCGGGATGGTATTCCAGAAGGCAACAGAATTTTCAGAATGGCCTATCTTGACCCGGAAGGCAGAATGACTATACAGCAATGGAACACAGCTTCATTCGGACCTGATTACAGGATTGGTCCCAGAGAAACAAAACTGGAAACGTTTACATGGCTGCTGCCAGATGATGTAGAACTCGGCAAACTGAAAGTCCGTGCCGTTTTATACTACCAGAAGCTGCCGATGCCGATTGTTGAGTTTCTCGGTGTGCCGAAAGAAGAAGCAGAAATTATTGAAGTAAACAACCATGAGACTTTTGTCGAGGTTGTGGATGATTAA
- the pncB gene encoding nicotinate phosphoribosyltransferase, which translates to MPIINSILDSDKYKFSMQQLIFHQHPNVTAEIEFKCRDKDVDLSPYSNQILKQIQHLSSLSLTPEEYSYLTSKEIYKKDYLNFLSKYKFNLNDLIFTHKPFSIKVKGLWKNIILWEIPILSIVSEVYFNNTYPMSKLQIIDGQKRLLDKIQMILELNDQTFKFTDFGTRRRRAFLWQKFVVQKLSKFLPVNFLGTSNVHLAHILGLEDSGTMAHEFLQAYQVLAPLEKFQKIALEDWFKEYSGNLGIALTDVIGFDAFLEEFDENLAKEYIGLRHDSGCPYAWGDKAIKFYEKLNINPKTKTLIFSDGLTMASAIEIHKYFKGRIKTQINGIGTHLTNDFSFKPLNIVMKMTSCNDLPVAKLSDSPGKEMCKDQNFINKLKKIRNLK; encoded by the coding sequence ATGCCAATAATAAACTCTATTTTGGATAGTGACAAATATAAATTTTCTATGCAACAGTTGATATTTCATCAACACCCAAATGTTACCGCTGAAATTGAATTTAAATGCAGAGATAAAGATGTAGATTTGAGCCCATATTCAAATCAGATTCTTAAACAAATTCAACATTTATCATCTTTATCTTTAACTCCCGAGGAATATTCATATCTCACCTCAAAAGAAATTTATAAAAAAGATTATTTAAATTTCCTTTCAAAATATAAGTTTAATTTAAATGATTTAATATTTACTCATAAACCATTTTCAATTAAAGTTAAGGGTTTATGGAAAAATATCATACTTTGGGAAATTCCAATTTTATCAATAGTTAGTGAAGTTTATTTTAATAATACTTATCCAATGAGTAAGCTTCAAATTATTGATGGCCAAAAAAGGCTATTAGATAAAATTCAGATGATTTTAGAATTAAACGACCAAACATTTAAATTTACTGATTTTGGAACTCGAAGAAGAAGAGCATTCTTGTGGCAAAAATTTGTTGTTCAAAAATTATCAAAATTTTTACCTGTAAATTTTCTTGGAACAAGCAATGTTCACCTTGCCCATATTCTTGGTTTAGAAGATAGCGGAACAATGGCTCATGAATTTTTGCAAGCATACCAAGTTTTAGCACCTCTTGAAAAATTTCAAAAAATTGCACTTGAAGATTGGTTTAAAGAATATTCGGGAAATTTAGGAATTGCTTTAACTGATGTTATTGGATTTGATGCTTTTTTAGAAGAATTTGATGAAAATTTAGCAAAAGAATATATTGGTTTAAGACATGATTCTGGGTGCCCATATGCCTGGGGTGATAAAGCAATTAAGTTTTATGAAAAATTAAATATAAATCCAAAAACAAAAACTTTAATTTTTAGTGATGGTTTGACTATGGCCTCTGCTATAGAAATCCATAAATATTTCAAAGGAAGAATTAAGACCCAAATTAATGGAATTGGAACTCATTTAACTAATGACTTTTCTTTTAAACCATTAAATATAGTTATGAAAATGACATCTTGTAATGATTTACCTGTTGCAAAATTATCTGATAGTCCTGGAAAAGAAATGTGCAAAGATCAAAATTTCATTAATAAATTAAAGAAAATAAGAAATTTAAAATGA